In the Spirochaetia bacterium 38H-sp genome, TTATATCCTCCCGGAACCCACTTAAAAGCCAGGTTAAATTTTCTTGCGGTTTCTCTTATTGCCTTTTCGTCATAGATGTGAAAGGGGGTTGGATATTGTTCTATGATTTTTTCTATTTGCTCTTTTGTAAATGGTAGTTTTTTTTCCATATCTGCTCCGTTTGTTGAGTTTTTATTATCTTATATTTTTATCTTTTTTTTTGCTATGGGATAAAAGGCATTAGCGCTATGCGCTAATGCCGTTCGGTTTTTATTTTACCAGGTTATTTTGCTGTTTATACTTATATAATTTTGTAGTTTGTTGTTTCCGGCAATAAGATTGTAGTTCCATGTGTAAAGAATTTTATAAGCTAGTTCTATTTTCATGTCCAAACTCTCTGTTTCTATGGCAAAGCCCGCATCAAGTCCTGCTTCTAGAGTTTTTTCTATTGTATCCTGAGTCATAAATCTTGTGGGCTGCGCATCAAAGCTGGGATATCCGGTAGTAGTGTAACCTGCATCAAAGATGCTCCCGTCTGCAGGATAGGCTATATCCGCTATTCCTTCCGAAGCGTTTGCGTGTCTGGTAAAGCTAAGCTTAGGCGATAGGGTAACCCAATCCAATGGCTCTATCGTTGCCGCTAGCATAAGTCTATCAGAGTTGGGTGGTAACTGGAGTGCAAGGCTGAGCCCATCGTGGGTATAGTTGAGATAATTGTATGTGTCGGAGTCCTTATGTGTATACATATATGGGGTTATCAGTATGTATTCCAAGGATATGTCTTTTAGGCTTTTGTAGAGGGGAACCCATTTTATAGCTGTTTGGATGCTTGCTTTATAAAGTGTGTTAAAATTTAATTTTACCAGATCATAAAACTCAAGGTCATCTACATATAACATTATGTCATATCTGAACCGGTAAGGTGTCCGTACTGTGAGACTAAGGCCAAACAGTGAGTTATCGGGGGCTCCTGCGTATATCTGTTGATAAGTAAGCTCTCCCAGAGGTATAAGATAATACAGATTAAAATCAGGTCCCCACAGTACGGTTTCAAAAAGTCCCGCTCTTATATTCTTTCCTATATTCCACTCTAGGCTGTTTATTCTAAGATGCTTTCCGGTATTTGCTCCTTCTCCTATGTTATTGGTAGCAACAAGATCCATATATATTGCGGAATATGTCCATCCTAGAGCGTAGTATACCAGATTATATCTTATTGCATGCTGAGAAGAGGGAGAAAGGACTATGCTCTCAGAAAAAAATGGCCCAAAGCTGCTTCTTACGAGGCCGATCTGTGTATATAGTCTGCTATCTCCCATATTGATTATACTGTGTATGCTTTGTTTTATGTAATACGTTCTACCTGCAATACTCATGTTGGAAGAATCAGCAACCATATCCAGAGGGAATCCACTATACTCGGGCTGTGCCATTCCCTCCAGCTGCTTACTCCTTGCAGGAGGAGAAGGAGAAGAGAGACTCTCCCCGTTTTGCTTATCCACAAGCAAAAGGCTCCAATCCGCCGCAGCATATATGAGGCTGTTTAATCTATAATCAAGGAGGAATCCTGCTCCGCTTATTGCAAAAAAATCGTTGTCAGATATGTTTATCAATGCTTTTGCCAGAGGAGTAAAAACAGGAGAAGAAAACTCGAGCTCCTGTTTCTCTTTTTCTTGATTATAATACTTGGATGAATCATTTTTTTTTATCTCTTCCAGAAAGCTCTTTGCTTTATTTCTGCTCTGTCTGTCACCTCTTTCTATAACTTGTAATAACCCTTTTTCCAAAATTTCTTGCGGATATGGTCTGAGTGGAGGCAAAAAATCCACATAACCTGTTGTTATCCATCTGTCAAAATATTTATATATATCATCCTGAGGATCTAAGAAAGCTTGTGCATGTGCAACGATGTTTATTATCAATATAAAGAATATTGATTTTTGTATCTTTTTAATATTCATACGCACACCTTATGAAAATATATCATATATGGGAGAAAAAAAATAAAATGCGACATATTTTTTATATTCTTGCCACATGATTATTTTTTCTCGCTCATTAAAGTTATCCGGTTTTTCTCTAGAAAATAACAAACCTATTTCAAAAGAATCGCCAAAAACCTTATTAAAAATATTCCAAGCTCTCCAAGAGTGATACCAATCTGTTATGATAATTATTTTTCTGATTTTGGTTTTCTTTAAATAAGTATAACTTATTTTTGCATCACCATATGTGGATTTTATTCTTCCATAGGCATTTATTATTTTTATATTTCTGTTTTCCGCTTGTATTTTTTCTATATAGTCTATGTTGGGTTTATAAAAAAGATTGGGAAGAAATATAAAAGCATTGTCATACACTGATAATACAAGTTCTACTGCTTTTTTATGTCGTACAACATATTCTCCTTCCAGTGGTATGATGACTTCAGGAGAATTTATATTATGCTCAGAAAATAAACTTTGCTTTGTATACGGAAGATAAAATATCAGCCCTATGTATTTTATAAAGAAAATTATAAGAAAAGGAAGCAAAGCTTCTCTTTTTAAAGAAAAAAACATACTAAAGCCTGCTCCCTTTTTATAAACCATTATGCTAAAGTTATGAAAATATTCTTTTAAGCTCTTCTGTTTTGTCCAGCCTTTCCCATGGGAAAATATCTCTGCCAAAATGTCCATACGCTGCCGTATTGCTATATATAGGACGTCTCAAATCAAGCGTCTTTATTATGCCTGACGGACTCAAATCAAAAATTTCTTTAACAGCTTTCTCTATTCTTACCTCATCTACGACAGCAGTACCAAAAGTATCAACCATAACAGATACAGGAAATGGTACTCCTATTGCATATGCTACCTGGATCTCACATCGCTTAGCCAATCCTGCGGCAACTATATTCTTTGCTATATATCTGCACATATATGCTGCAGATCTATCGACTTTAGAAGGATCTTTTCCAGAGAAAGCCCCACCACCATGTCTTGCCACACCACCGTATGTATCAACTATTATTTTTCTTCCAGTAAGCCCAGTATCACCGTGAGGACCTCCTACGACAAATCTTCCAGTAGGATTTATAAAAAACTTAGTATCATCGGAAAGAAGCCCTGTAGGTTCAAGAACAGGTTTTATTATCTTTTCTATGACTGTGTTTTTTATTTCTTCATAAGAAGCATCTTCATCATGCTGATGAGAAACTACTACCGTATCAATTCTCTTGGGTACATATCCCTGATATTCTATTGTCACCTGACTCTTTGCATCAGGTCTCAACCAAGATATTTCGGACTTTTTTCTCATCTCGGCGGCTTTAATTAACAACTTATGAGAAAGCATAATTGTTGCAGGCATGTATTCTTCTGTCTCATCACAAGCAAAACCAAACATCATCCCCTGGTCACCAGCACCCTGTTCTTTAAAAAGACCAGTTCCTTCCATAACTCCCTGCGCAATATCCGGACTTTGTTTCTGCAGAGTGCTTATAACACTCATGCTCTTATAATCCAATCCATATTCTGGCTTATCATAGCCTATCCTTTTTACAACATCTCTTGCCAGTTCTTGGACATCTATATGCGCAGAAGTCGCAATCTCTCCACCTACAAGAACCATTCCTGTTGTTGTATATGTTTCACATGCAACTCTAGAGCCTGGATCTTGTCTGAGGCATTCATCAAGAACTGCATCACTTACCTGGTCCGCAAGCTTATCTGGATGCCCCTCGCTTACAGATTCGGATGTAAATAAATAAGATTCTTTATTTCTCATAAAAATACTCCTTTTATGATGTTTTTCTTTAAAAATTAATAACGATAATGCTCAGGTTTATAGGGTCCGTCAAGTGGCACTCCAATATATTTTGCCTGTTTTTCTGTAAGCTTTGTAAGTCTTACTCCAAGCTTTTCAAGGTGTAATGCCGCAACTTCTTCATCCAGTTTTTTGGGAAGAGTATATACACCTATTTCATAATCATTTGTCCACAACTCTATCTGTGCAAGTGTCTGATTGGTAAAAGAATTGCTCATTACAAAAGAAGGATGTCCTGTTGCACATCCGAGATTTACAAGCCTTCCTTCCGCAAGCAGGATTATAGAATGCCCATCAGGAAATTCATATTTATCAACTTGAGGTTTTATATTGATCTTCTTTATTCCAGGTATTTTTTCCAGTTCCGAAACTTGAATTTCGTTATCAAAATGACCTAT is a window encoding:
- the metK gene encoding methionine adenosyltransferase, with product MRNKESYLFTSESVSEGHPDKLADQVSDAVLDECLRQDPGSRVACETYTTTGMVLVGGEIATSAHIDVQELARDVVKRIGYDKPEYGLDYKSMSVISTLQKQSPDIAQGVMEGTGLFKEQGAGDQGMMFGFACDETEEYMPATIMLSHKLLIKAAEMRKKSEISWLRPDAKSQVTIEYQGYVPKRIDTVVVSHQHDEDASYEEIKNTVIEKIIKPVLEPTGLLSDDTKFFINPTGRFVVGGPHGDTGLTGRKIIVDTYGGVARHGGGAFSGKDPSKVDRSAAYMCRYIAKNIVAAGLAKRCEIQVAYAIGVPFPVSVMVDTFGTAVVDEVRIEKAVKEIFDLSPSGIIKTLDLRRPIYSNTAAYGHFGRDIFPWERLDKTEELKRIFS